The bacterium DNA window AGTGGGCCGCTCTTCGGGGTTGTTCTGGGCTTTTTCCCAAAGGTACTTTATAGCCCTGAGAACATCAATTTCATCCTTTTCTAAGTCAAAGGCGACCGCTACACCATTCGGGCGATCTTTTAAAAGACGGAAAGCCTCCATGGCAAATTCACCGGCAGGGAGTAATTCACCTGCTGGCCCAATATAACCGAGGGATTGTAGTATTGTAAGCGCTGATTCTGTTAACTTTCCCAAATCGATATATTCTGTGAGTGAAATTAAAATTTCTGTTGATAATACAACACCACTTCCGAAGCCTCCATGGGTTAGAGTATTTTTTACCGCTTGTCCCAGTGCAGTGAATGCGAAAATTTCGGATTTTGGAACGGAGTAGGCTATAAGACGCATTCCTTCCAGCAGATGTTTTTCGTGATCTGAGGCAATAAGACGTGAGCTTTTGGCTGGACCCATTGGAAGTCTGCGTATAACCTCCGCTAAAGAACTATCTATTACGAAGTTAGGCTCGGTATTCCTGTATATTCTTAGAGCTGTCTTTCCCTGTTTTGTTAAAATTACGTACTCTTTTTTATACTCTCTGTCATACACCTTGGCTGCTAAACCACGTGACAATAGGGGTTCAATTCCTTCTGGTCCAACTTTTCCTGCAAGATCGGCCGATTCCAACATTGCAATGATCTCCGAACCCAAGAATCGAAAATCATCATCCCATTCTGCAGGTGGTTTGAGTCCCTTTGCCTCCCGTATGACTATGTTTCCTTTTACTTCCTCTTCCTTTTCTGCAAAAGGTTTGGGCCCCATCTGGTAAAGTTCTCTGAGAAGAGTGGCTAATTCTCTACCTATAGATGTAAGAGTGAGTTGGAGAGGGTTGGAAAATCGCAGAAAACCCATAAGTTCAAGCTCGCGAGCTACAAGCTCGTCCACTTCTTCTAAAGGAGTATATGAAAGCTTCTTATCTTCATCAGTTAGCAGTTTTTCGAGGAGAATTGCGTGTTGCTTTTTTATAACCATAGTACCTCCTTTGTTTTTAAATTATATAGTTCAAAAACTCGAATTTTCAAGGCTTCCTGAAAATGCAGGAATTGGCACTGTTTTTATGTGCTACAAAAAGGTTTTATTTAATTCTGTTTTACTCTTATAATAGTTACATGAAGAAAGTCCTCTTTATTTGTACTCATAATTCGGCACGTTCGCAGATGGCGGAGGCTCTTCTTAATCACCTTTATCCTGATAAGTATCGTGCTTTCAGTGCGGGAACAAAGCCTGGAACTTTAAATCCTTATGTAATCAAGGTAATGGAAGAAATAGGGATTGATATGTCGAATCATAGGCCTAAAAGTGTAGAGGAATTCTTAGGGGAGACTTTTGATTACGTTGTAACGGTTTGTGATCAGGCTAAAGAGACCTGTCCTTTTTTCCCTGGTGCCAAGGAACATATCCATCAGAGCTTCCCAGACCCCTCTTCTTTTCAGGGAACGGATGAAGAAAAACTCAACTTTACGAGAATGGTTAGAGATAAAATTAGAACTTTTATAGAAGAATTTTTCGGAAAATTGGGCTAATCTACTTCCTTCTAACCTACTGGTAAGTTGCCCCCTCAATGCTTCGTGCTATTGACATTTTTATATTTCGGCTTTATCTTAATACATATTATGGAAATGCGGGTAAAATTGAGATTATTTTTTGACTTTTTTGTTGGTCTTTCAGGGGTAGCAATTCCGATTTTGTTGATTGGGTTAAAGCCTAACACCTTTCCAAACTTCTTAGAGTACTTGCTTCTATGCGTCGTTTCTGCTCTCTCAGCTCTCTGGTATGTTGGGTTTAGATCCACGATGGTTTCCTTTGAAATTGCAATTTTCTTTTTTGTGACACTTCAGTTCGGTTATGCTGTTGGTAGTTTTACCGCAATGTTAGTAATCCTCCTCGTTTGGTTGGGAAAATCCTTTCACAGATACTTGAGGAGGACAGATAATCCTTTAAATACACTTAGAACAGGATTTTTTAATGCAGGACTTTATGGTGTTATTTACTTAGTTGGCGGTACGGTTTATAAAGCGTTGGATGTAAGGCTCTTGGGCGCGGTCATCGCTATGATAGCCATAATTTTGACAAACGAGTTAATTTTCGTTCTAAGAGAAATTATTCAAGGAAATAACATCCTCGAATATTTGAAAAAAGAAGCCTTACTAAGCGACTTTGTTGAACTTTTAGTATATCCTCTGGGAATAAGCTTGTGGCTGATGTACAGGTCTCATGGTTTCTATGCAATTGTTCCAGTTTTAACAGTGATCCTTGTATTGTCCTATATTGGTCATCAATATTTTCTTTACCACCAGGAGCTGAGTGAAAACATTAAATTTATGGAAAAGTTGAATGAAATTCAGGGAAATTTAAACAGGTTAACAGATCCACAAGAAATCCTTGACTATGCACTATACGGAATTGCCCATATTATACCAGCTTCCTTTATTGCTTTCAGACTTTTGAGAAAGCTTTCCTACTTAAGCGGTAGCAAAATTTACGATGGACACGATGTTAGGCCACTGGAAGAAGAGGAGATTGACAATATGTCATGGGATTTGGTTTTTAATGTGGTGCAAGGCGACATCATTTTGGGTGAAATTTTAATAGGTGTAGGTCAGGGGCTTACGAGAAGCCACTATTCAGTGCTTCAGAATCTGATAAGTGTTATAAACGCAAGTCTGGATAGAAGTATCATTTATAAGGAGTCTATTCTTGACGGTTTAACGGGCCTTTATACCAGAAGATTTTTCGAAGAAAGGATTAAATCTTACATTGCTCAGAGTAAACGTGAAAAGAAGCCATTTTCTATGATACTTTTTGATGTTGATAAACTCAAATATGTTAATGATACTTTTGGCCACCTGAAGGGGGATGAGCTCCTTGTAACTTTTTCAAAGATTTGTATGGAGTATACCCGTGATTCAGATCTCTGTGCCAGATGGGGCGGAGATGAATTTGTGGTAGTTCTTTATGGTGTAGGGGAGAGGGAGGCGGAAAGGGTTGCCAGGAGAATAAGCGAGGAGTTTGAGAATGTAAAATTTACAGGTCTTGGTGGAGAATTCGTGGCAACTTGCACTTATGCCTGTAAGGAGTTTGACCCAGAATTTCCAGTCACCTCTCGAGAACTGTTTTATCTTGTGGATTCGATTTTAATTGCTAAGAAAAAGGGTAATAAATAGTACAATGCAATAGGAGGGTCTTTCATGTTGAGGGAGGGTGATCTTGCTCAAGATTTTTGCTTGCCCGATGAGGAGGGTAATGAAGTGTGCCTCAGTTCCCTTAAAGGGAAATGGATAGTTCTTTACTTTTATCCAAAGGATAATACATCGGGATGCACAAAGGAAGCTATTGGTTTCACAGAAAAAATTGGAGATTTCAAAAAGCTAAACGCAGAAGTGTTAGGAATTAGTAAGGACAGCGTTAAAAGTCATCAGTCATTTAAAAACAAATACGGGCTTAAAGTCAAGCTCCTATCAGATGAGTCTGCTGAGGTTTTAAAGAAGTTTGGGGCATGGGGTAAGAAAAAAATGTATGGAAAAGAGGTTGAGGGCACTATAAGATCAACTTTTCTGATTGATCCAAATGGTAGAATACGGAAAATTTGGCACAATGTAAAGGTAAACGGGCATGCTGATGAAGTATTAAAGGTTTTGGCGGAAATGGTAAAGGAAGGAGTATGAGCATAAAAAGGTAATCGAAAGAGAAGGGTTTACAGGTCTTTGCTACATTTTGAGGTAACAAAGGAACTCATTGAGGACCTTATGACCTGTGTTTCCTTGCACCTTCTTGTATGAATAATCGGCCTTGGCGTTTTGTCTTAGATCAAATCTTTTCCGTTACGCCACGAAGAAATCAGGGGCAAAGAGTGCGGGTATGATAATTGCTTTTTTCTCAAAGAAAGACCTGGACTGCTCCTTGAAGATATAAGAGACTACTATTTGTTCGATGTAGGTTTGGCCACCGCCTTTTTAATTCTTAGGGCCACTGAACTTGGTCTTGTCGGTCATCCCATTGCAGGTTATGATCCTGTTAAGGTTAAAGAGATTTTGAGGATTCCGCAGAATATGACATTGATAGCCCTTTTGATAGTTGGTAAAAAGCCTGATGAAATCTTACTACTTCTTTCAGAAAAACAAGTGTTGGCGGAGAGACAAAGGCCAGAAAAACTCCCTTTTGAGAAAGTTGTATTCATAAACAAGTACTCCGAAAGTTAGTGCGAAGTGGTTTAATTAGTTCTCGACGTGCTTGACATTTTACCATGTTGAATTTATATTTTAGCACTAATCCATAGGGAGGTTATTATGGGTAAAATTAAAAGAGAGGATATATTGCAGCTGTGGGAGTCAGTTACCGATTTCGGAGAATCTTGGAGCGAAAAGATAAAGGAACTTCAGGAAAGAATTGAAGAACTAAAAAAG harbors:
- a CDS encoding DUF505 domain-containing protein, giving the protein MVIKKQHAILLEKLLTDEDKKLSYTPLEEVDELVARELELMGFLRFSNPLQLTLTSIGRELATLLRELYQMGPKPFAEKEEEVKGNIVIREAKGLKPPAEWDDDFRFLGSEIIAMLESADLAGKVGPEGIEPLLSRGLAAKVYDREYKKEYVILTKQGKTALRIYRNTEPNFVIDSSLAEVIRRLPMGPAKSSRLIASDHEKHLLEGMRLIAYSVPKSEIFAFTALGQAVKNTLTHGGFGSGVVLSTEILISLTEYIDLGKLTESALTILQSLGYIGPAGELLPAGEFAMEAFRLLKDRPNGVAVAFDLEKDEIDVLRAIKYLWEKAQNNPEERPTFENLKKEMIKRKSAEYKVLKEKYGEKFDEITEEYRDIAKNFFYAIDLNAWYIENFDLRAFLHSLESFNLIQSEEDEKGKEVFKLTNYGEMVLQDDAEYISAPAVKAITTSRKAFAAPNLEWYELAEKEGLVGTAGPSRRGNLYANLAEKAYRLPFLTKYEHRVFSIIPEKGITLNELATFLKDEMPLWKIKYAVNKLEARRLIEVLPDGNIVQTEAGKLLNKALLSVPKSAGFPVTPVIVRLLQALRKVGTLYVKEKKVRILPRNVSEAKKISGLSDDVFAEALQVARLFGYVGYNSLTEAGITLLEAVEKMNTPVATRYVEESF
- a CDS encoding arsenate reductase ArsC, producing MKKVLFICTHNSARSQMAEALLNHLYPDKYRAFSAGTKPGTLNPYVIKVMEEIGIDMSNHRPKSVEEFLGETFDYVVTVCDQAKETCPFFPGAKEHIHQSFPDPSSFQGTDEEKLNFTRMVRDKIRTFIEEFFGKLG
- a CDS encoding GGDEF domain-containing protein, which encodes MEMRVKLRLFFDFFVGLSGVAIPILLIGLKPNTFPNFLEYLLLCVVSALSALWYVGFRSTMVSFEIAIFFFVTLQFGYAVGSFTAMLVILLVWLGKSFHRYLRRTDNPLNTLRTGFFNAGLYGVIYLVGGTVYKALDVRLLGAVIAMIAIILTNELIFVLREIIQGNNILEYLKKEALLSDFVELLVYPLGISLWLMYRSHGFYAIVPVLTVILVLSYIGHQYFLYHQELSENIKFMEKLNEIQGNLNRLTDPQEILDYALYGIAHIIPASFIAFRLLRKLSYLSGSKIYDGHDVRPLEEEEIDNMSWDLVFNVVQGDIILGEILIGVGQGLTRSHYSVLQNLISVINASLDRSIIYKESILDGLTGLYTRRFFEERIKSYIAQSKREKKPFSMILFDVDKLKYVNDTFGHLKGDELLVTFSKICMEYTRDSDLCARWGGDEFVVVLYGVGEREAERVARRISEEFENVKFTGLGGEFVATCTYACKEFDPEFPVTSRELFYLVDSILIAKKKGNK
- the bcp gene encoding thioredoxin-dependent thiol peroxidase yields the protein MLREGDLAQDFCLPDEEGNEVCLSSLKGKWIVLYFYPKDNTSGCTKEAIGFTEKIGDFKKLNAEVLGISKDSVKSHQSFKNKYGLKVKLLSDESAEVLKKFGAWGKKKMYGKEVEGTIRSTFLIDPNGRIRKIWHNVKVNGHADEVLKVLAEMVKEGV
- a CDS encoding nitroreductase family protein, which translates into the protein MRDYYLFDVGLATAFLILRATELGLVGHPIAGYDPVKVKEILRIPQNMTLIALLIVGKKPDEILLLLSEKQVLAERQRPEKLPFEKVVFINKYSES